Proteins encoded in a region of the Massilia sp. UMI-21 genome:
- the rpmF gene encoding 50S ribosomal protein L32 translates to MAVQQNKKSPSKRGMHRSHDFLTAPNLAVEPTTGETHLRHHISPNGFYRGRKVLKTKNDE, encoded by the coding sequence ATGGCAGTTCAGCAGAATAAGAAGTCCCCGTCGAAGCGCGGCATGCACCGTTCGCACGATTTCCTGACCGCACCGAACCTGGCAGTCGAGCCGACCACCGGCGAAACCCACCTGCGTCACCACATCAGCCCGAACGGTTTCTACCGTGGTCGCAAAGTCCTGAAGACCAAGAACGACGAGTAA
- the fabG gene encoding 3-oxoacyl-ACP reductase FabG — MNLENQVALVTGASRGIGKAIALELARQGAKVVGTATSAAGAEAIGAYLAEFGGKGVVLNVTDAANCAAVVDDVQKSFGSLSILVNNAGITQDNLAMRMKDEEWDSVIATNLSAVGRLSRLVLRGMMKAKHGRIINITSVVGASGNPGQMNYAAAKAGVAGMTRALAREIGSRNITVNCVAPGFIDTDMTKALGDEQHAALLGQIPLGRLGQPEDIAHAVAFLAGPTAAYVTGTELHVNGGMYMN, encoded by the coding sequence ATGAATCTGGAGAACCAAGTCGCGCTCGTTACCGGCGCGTCGCGCGGTATCGGCAAGGCCATCGCGCTGGAACTGGCGCGCCAGGGCGCGAAAGTGGTCGGCACCGCCACCAGCGCGGCCGGCGCGGAGGCGATCGGCGCCTACCTGGCTGAATTCGGCGGCAAGGGCGTCGTCCTGAACGTGACCGATGCGGCCAACTGCGCCGCCGTGGTCGACGACGTGCAGAAAAGCTTCGGCAGCCTGTCGATCCTGGTCAACAATGCCGGCATCACCCAGGACAACCTGGCCATGCGCATGAAGGACGAGGAGTGGGACAGCGTCATCGCGACCAACCTGAGCGCCGTCGGCCGCCTGTCGCGCCTGGTACTGCGCGGCATGATGAAGGCCAAGCACGGCCGCATCATCAACATCACCTCGGTGGTGGGCGCCTCGGGCAACCCGGGCCAGATGAACTACGCCGCCGCCAAGGCCGGCGTGGCCGGCATGACCCGCGCACTGGCGCGCGAGATCGGCAGCCGCAACATCACCGTCAACTGCGTGGCGCCGGGCTTCATCGACACCGACATGACCAAGGCGCTGGGCGACGAGCAACACGCCGCGCTGCTGGGCCAGATCCCGCTGGGCCGCCTCGGCCAGCCGGAAGACATCGCCCACGCCGTGGCCTTCCTGGCCGGCCCGACCGCCGCCTACGTCACGGGCACCGAACTGCACGTGAACGGCGGCATGTACATGAATTGA
- a CDS encoding ketoacyl-ACP synthase III: MTVYSKITGTGSYLPAKRVTNDELAAQLAGQGVETSDEWIVSRSGIQSRHYAAADENASDLAVNAARKALEAAGCQPADIELVIVASSTPDFHGSFPSTACIVQQKLGMGNHSAAFDVQAVCSGFVYAVSTADAFIRAGVYKRVLVIGAEVFSRILDFTDRTTCVLFGDGAGAVVLEASDAPGILATKLHADGSHADILSIPGNLAGGAVAGSGFLYMDGPAVFKLAVTVLEEVAKEALAHAQMQASDIDWLIPHQANLRIMKGTAKKLDLPLEKMVITVDQHGNTSAASIPLALDCAVRDGRIKPGHNVLMEGVGGGFTWGAVLARM, translated from the coding sequence ATGACTGTTTACAGCAAGATCACCGGAACCGGCAGCTACCTGCCGGCCAAGCGTGTCACCAACGACGAGCTCGCGGCCCAGCTGGCGGGGCAGGGTGTCGAGACTTCCGACGAATGGATCGTGAGCCGCAGCGGCATCCAGAGCCGCCACTATGCGGCGGCCGACGAAAACGCATCCGACCTGGCCGTCAACGCGGCGCGCAAGGCCCTGGAAGCGGCCGGCTGCCAGCCGGCCGACATTGAACTGGTGATCGTCGCCAGCTCCACGCCGGACTTCCACGGCAGCTTCCCGAGCACCGCCTGCATCGTCCAGCAGAAGCTCGGCATGGGCAACCACAGCGCCGCCTTCGACGTGCAAGCCGTGTGCAGCGGCTTCGTGTACGCGGTCTCGACCGCCGACGCCTTCATTCGTGCCGGCGTGTACAAGCGGGTGCTGGTGATCGGCGCCGAAGTGTTCTCGCGCATCCTCGATTTCACCGACCGTACCACCTGCGTGCTGTTCGGCGACGGCGCCGGCGCGGTGGTGCTGGAAGCCTCGGACGCGCCCGGCATCCTGGCGACCAAGCTGCACGCCGACGGCAGCCATGCCGACATCCTGTCGATCCCGGGCAACCTGGCCGGCGGCGCCGTGGCCGGCAGCGGCTTCCTGTACATGGACGGCCCGGCGGTGTTCAAGCTGGCCGTCACCGTGCTGGAAGAAGTCGCCAAGGAAGCGCTCGCGCACGCGCAGATGCAGGCGTCCGACATCGACTGGCTGATTCCGCACCAGGCCAACCTGCGCATCATGAAGGGCACCGCCAAGAAGCTCGACTTGCCGCTGGAAAAGATGGTCATCACCGTCGACCAGCACGGCAACACCTCGGCCGCCTCGATCCCGCTGGCCCTCGATTGCGCGGTGCGTGACGGCCGCATCAAGCCGGGCCACAACGTGCTGATGGAAGGCGTCGGCGGCGGCTTTACCTGGGGCGCGGTGCTCGCCCGCATGTAA
- the acpP gene encoding acyl carrier protein, protein MSDIEQRVKKIVAEQLGVAEADIKIESSFVDDLGADSLDTVELVMALEDEFEMEIPDEQAEKITTVKQAIDYATAHVKA, encoded by the coding sequence ATGTCGGATATCGAACAACGCGTTAAAAAAATCGTCGCTGAGCAACTGGGTGTTGCAGAAGCAGACATCAAAATCGAATCCTCGTTCGTTGACGACCTCGGCGCCGACTCGCTGGACACCGTGGAACTGGTGATGGCACTGGAAGACGAGTTCGAAATGGAAATCCCTGACGAGCAGGCTGAGAAGATCACCACCGTCAAGCAAGCCATTGACTACGCCACCGCGCACGTCAAGGCCTAA
- the plsX gene encoding phosphate acyltransferase PlsX — protein sequence MTITISIDCMGGDHGPSVTIPAAISFLKKQADVHLVLVGPDDVVRAELKKQRAEAHPRITLKHATEVVTMDDPIEIALRKKKDSSMRVTVELVKDGSANASVSAGNTGALMAISRYVLKTMAGVDRPAICSIMPNQKGGPTYMLDLGANVDCEPHHLHQFAIMGSVLCSAMEHIPRPTIGLLNVGTEDIKGNDVVKATGILLKADHERGKLNFYGNVEGNDIFKGTVDVVVCDGFVGNVTLKAVEGLSRFVKSVFTENIFSMAGALLARKSLKKLNPERYNGASLLGLKGLVFKSHGSANAFAFEWAIKRAYDAAKYDVQEQLSALIAELMPPPPDAQRQA from the coding sequence ATGACAATCACAATTTCTATTGACTGCATGGGCGGCGACCACGGCCCCTCAGTTACCATTCCGGCAGCCATTTCGTTTCTAAAAAAACAAGCTGACGTCCATCTTGTCCTGGTGGGTCCCGACGACGTCGTGCGCGCCGAGCTGAAAAAGCAGCGCGCCGAGGCGCATCCCCGCATCACGCTCAAGCACGCCACCGAGGTCGTGACCATGGACGACCCGATCGAGATCGCCTTGCGCAAGAAGAAGGATTCGTCGATGCGCGTCACGGTCGAGCTGGTCAAGGACGGCAGCGCCAACGCCAGCGTCTCGGCCGGCAATACCGGCGCCCTGATGGCCATCTCGCGCTACGTGCTCAAGACCATGGCCGGCGTCGACCGTCCGGCGATCTGCTCGATCATGCCGAACCAGAAGGGCGGGCCGACCTACATGCTCGACCTGGGCGCGAATGTCGACTGCGAGCCGCATCACCTGCACCAGTTCGCCATCATGGGCTCGGTGCTGTGTTCGGCGATGGAGCACATCCCGCGCCCGACCATCGGCCTGCTGAATGTCGGCACCGAGGACATCAAGGGCAACGACGTGGTCAAGGCCACCGGCATCCTGCTCAAGGCCGACCACGAGCGCGGCAAACTGAATTTTTACGGCAACGTCGAAGGCAATGACATCTTCAAGGGCACGGTGGACGTGGTCGTGTGCGACGGCTTCGTCGGCAACGTCACGCTCAAGGCCGTCGAAGGCCTGTCGCGCTTCGTCAAATCGGTGTTCACGGAGAATATTTTCTCGATGGCGGGCGCCTTGCTGGCGCGTAAATCGCTGAAGAAGCTGAACCCGGAACGCTACAACGGCGCCAGCCTGCTCGGCCTGAAAGGCCTGGTCTTCAAGAGCCACGGCAGCGCCAATGCCTTCGCGTTCGAATGGGCCATCAAGCGCGCCTACGACGCGGCCAAATACGATGTGCAAGAGCAGCTGTCGGCCCTGATCGCCGAACTGATGCCGCCCCCGCCCGACGCCCAGCGCCAGGCTTGA
- the fabD gene encoding ACP S-malonyltransferase: MSKFAFLFTGQGAQAVGMLNGFAGNPVVEQTVLEASDALGFDIGKLIAEGPKEDLDLTTNTQPVMLTAAVAVYRAWIAAGGPVPSMVAGHSLGEYSALVAAGVIQFRDAVPLVRFRAQAMQEAVPVGQGGMAVVLGLQADEVRAVCAEAAQGDIVEAVNFNEPTQIVIAGHAAAIDRACEIAKARGAKRAMKLSVSAPFHSSLLTPASSRLRDYMENIAFSAPRIDLINNVDVAILHDPAAIKDALVRQAAGPVRWVETMQKMAAGGITQVIECAPSKTLIGMAKRIDPVLAGEALVDQAALERVLASVQPA, from the coding sequence ATGAGCAAATTCGCATTCCTGTTTACGGGCCAGGGCGCCCAGGCCGTCGGCATGCTGAACGGCTTCGCCGGCAACCCGGTCGTCGAACAGACCGTGCTTGAAGCGTCGGACGCCCTCGGCTTCGACATCGGCAAGCTGATCGCCGAAGGTCCGAAGGAAGACCTCGACCTCACCACCAACACCCAGCCGGTCATGCTGACCGCCGCGGTCGCCGTGTACCGCGCCTGGATCGCGGCCGGCGGCCCGGTGCCGAGCATGGTGGCCGGCCACAGCCTGGGCGAATACTCGGCCCTGGTCGCCGCGGGCGTCATCCAGTTCAGGGACGCGGTGCCGCTGGTGCGCTTCCGCGCCCAGGCGATGCAGGAAGCGGTGCCGGTCGGGCAGGGCGGCATGGCCGTCGTGCTGGGCCTGCAGGCCGACGAGGTGCGCGCAGTCTGCGCCGAAGCAGCCCAGGGTGACATTGTCGAAGCCGTCAACTTCAACGAGCCGACCCAGATCGTCATCGCCGGCCACGCCGCCGCCATCGACCGCGCCTGCGAGATCGCCAAGGCCAGGGGCGCCAAGCGCGCCATGAAGCTGTCGGTGTCGGCGCCGTTCCACTCGTCGCTGCTCACGCCCGCCTCGAGCCGCCTGCGCGACTACATGGAAAACATTGCTTTCTCGGCGCCGCGGATCGACTTGATCAACAACGTGGACGTCGCTATCCTGCACGATCCGGCTGCCATCAAGGACGCCCTGGTGCGCCAGGCCGCCGGCCCGGTGCGCTGGGTCGAGACCATGCAGAAGATGGCCGCGGGCGGCATCACCCAGGTGATCGAGTGCGCGCCGAGCAAGACCCTGATCGGCATGGCCAAGCGCATCGATCCGGTCCTGGCCGGCGAAGCCCTGGTCGACCAGGCTGCGCTGGAGCGCGTGCTGGCCTCGGTCCAGCCGGCCTGA
- a CDS encoding DUF177 domain-containing protein has translation MSAFVIDAFEFCRNGGHRDGVTPVAEMTRLAADCADKSGEIRWSIDGGLTKQGYPSMTLAVAGPVKLVCQRCLTAMEYDIDSSTMLVLGKDDEDADGIEEVLDDESIDVIVGSRECDIRQLLEDEALLALPQAPKHAVCPDTKLLDTLKTEKVSPFAALKNLKSE, from the coding sequence ATGAGCGCTTTTGTCATCGACGCCTTCGAGTTTTGCCGGAATGGCGGACACCGCGACGGCGTGACGCCAGTTGCCGAGATGACCCGCCTGGCGGCCGATTGCGCGGATAAATCCGGCGAAATCCGCTGGTCGATCGACGGTGGCCTGACCAAGCAGGGCTACCCATCGATGACCCTGGCGGTTGCCGGTCCCGTGAAGCTGGTCTGCCAGCGCTGCCTGACGGCAATGGAATACGACATCGATTCGTCCACCATGCTGGTGCTCGGCAAGGACGACGAAGATGCCGACGGGATCGAGGAAGTCCTCGACGATGAAAGCATCGACGTGATCGTCGGCAGCCGCGAGTGCGATATCCGCCAGTTGCTGGAAGACGAAGCCCTGCTGGCCCTGCCGCAGGCACCGAAACATGCGGTATGTCCGGACACCAAGCTCCTGGACACCCTGAAGACCGAAAAGGTCTCGCCGTTCGCGGCACTGAAAAACCTCAAGTCAGAATAA
- a CDS encoding SAM-dependent methyltransferase: MPGTLYLIPNTLGPVEATSGALSALLPTQVQALTAKLDYFVAENAKTARAFLKLIAIDHPLAKPLQEIEIAELNVNTPAAALAQLLAPLLAGRDAGLVSEAGVPAVADPGADLVRLAHQHGIAVRPLVGPSSLLLAVMASGLNGQSFAFNGYLPTDAAQRGKRIQQLEGRSRSEKQTQLLIETPYRNGQMLEALAGACQPGTLICVATDLSLASESVKTLSAAKWKAALAAGKAPDFHKKPTVFLFLAQ; the protein is encoded by the coding sequence ATGCCTGGCACCCTTTACCTGATTCCGAATACCCTTGGCCCTGTCGAGGCCACCTCCGGCGCCCTGTCCGCCCTGCTGCCGACCCAGGTGCAGGCGCTGACCGCGAAGCTCGACTACTTTGTCGCCGAGAACGCCAAGACCGCGCGCGCCTTCCTGAAATTGATTGCAATCGATCATCCGCTGGCCAAACCCCTGCAGGAAATCGAGATCGCCGAGCTGAACGTGAACACCCCAGCGGCCGCGCTCGCACAACTGCTGGCGCCGCTGCTGGCGGGACGCGACGCGGGCCTGGTCTCGGAAGCCGGGGTGCCGGCGGTGGCCGATCCGGGCGCCGACCTGGTGCGCCTGGCCCACCAGCACGGCATCGCGGTGCGTCCCCTGGTCGGGCCGTCCTCGCTGCTGCTGGCGGTGATGGCGAGCGGGCTGAACGGCCAGAGTTTCGCATTCAACGGCTACCTGCCGACCGATGCGGCGCAACGCGGCAAGCGCATCCAGCAGCTGGAGGGGCGTTCGCGCAGCGAGAAGCAGACCCAGTTGCTGATCGAAACGCCCTATCGCAACGGACAGATGCTGGAAGCGCTGGCCGGCGCCTGCCAGCCGGGCACCCTGATCTGCGTGGCGACCGATCTATCGCTGGCCAGCGAGTCGGTCAAGACCCTGAGTGCGGCGAAATGGAAGGCGGCCCTGGCCGCGGGGAAGGCGCCGGATTTCCACAAGAAGCCGACCGTCTTCCTGTTCCTGGCGCAATAA
- a CDS encoding 23S rRNA (adenine(2030)-N(6))-methyltransferase RlmJ, with translation MLSYRHAFHAGNHADVLKHFVQVQLHSYMNQKDVAYTYIDTHSGAGVYALDSFQATKTGEYDTGIGPLWNAVNVPAPLQPYLDLVKGMNPSGKMRYYPGSPYVADQMARADDRLRLFELHPADVKILHENVRKAEAHKAEQGERTRGKRVIIEHGDGFQSLKKLLPPPSRRALVLVDPPYEVKDDYKKVRDALEEALGRFPSGMYAVWYPVLQRMESRQFPDKLKRLPAKEWLNVTLTVSTPGPDGLGLHSSGMFILNPPYTLEAMLRETMPYLVQVLGKDAGARFTIETGTQVTGAVSARLAGEGPRTPVGNARRASPLSGKGSLRLPGQSMVREGEEEARGAKPGAAAPAPAPTKTGARRVWRPDGNAPGKPQAAAGGDGRGAGKRPVAAGGTGGGRTVAPRQAGPRQAGPRQGGPRSGGKGGGNR, from the coding sequence ATGTTGAGCTACCGCCACGCCTTCCACGCGGGTAACCACGCCGATGTCCTCAAACATTTTGTACAGGTGCAGTTGCATTCGTACATGAACCAGAAGGATGTTGCCTACACCTATATCGATACCCACTCCGGCGCCGGCGTGTATGCGCTCGACAGTTTCCAGGCGACCAAGACCGGCGAGTACGATACCGGTATCGGCCCGCTGTGGAACGCAGTGAACGTCCCGGCGCCGCTGCAGCCCTACCTGGACCTCGTCAAGGGAATGAATCCGAGCGGCAAGATGCGCTACTACCCGGGCTCGCCCTACGTGGCCGACCAGATGGCGCGCGCCGACGACCGCCTGCGCCTGTTCGAACTGCATCCGGCCGACGTCAAGATCCTGCACGAGAACGTCCGCAAGGCCGAGGCGCACAAGGCCGAGCAGGGCGAACGCACCCGCGGCAAGCGCGTCATCATCGAGCATGGCGACGGCTTCCAGAGCCTCAAGAAGCTGCTGCCGCCGCCGTCGCGCCGCGCGCTGGTGCTGGTCGATCCGCCCTACGAGGTGAAGGACGACTACAAGAAGGTGCGCGATGCCCTGGAAGAAGCCCTGGGCCGCTTCCCGAGCGGCATGTACGCGGTCTGGTACCCGGTGCTGCAGCGCATGGAGTCGCGCCAGTTCCCCGACAAGCTCAAGCGCCTCCCGGCCAAGGAATGGCTCAACGTCACCCTGACCGTCTCGACCCCGGGGCCGGACGGCCTCGGCCTGCACAGCAGCGGCATGTTCATCCTGAACCCGCCGTACACGCTCGAGGCGATGCTGCGCGAGACCATGCCCTACCTGGTGCAGGTGCTGGGCAAGGATGCCGGCGCCCGCTTCACCATCGAGACCGGTACCCAGGTCACCGGCGCCGTCTCGGCGCGCCTGGCCGGTGAGGGGCCACGCACGCCGGTCGGGAATGCCCGCCGCGCCAGTCCGCTGTCCGGAAAGGGCAGCCTGCGCCTGCCGGGCCAGAGCATGGTGCGCGAAGGCGAAGAGGAGGCGCGCGGCGCCAAGCCGGGCGCGGCCGCCCCGGCCCCGGCCCCGACCAAGACCGGCGCGCGCCGGGTGTGGCGTCCCGATGGGAATGCTCCGGGCAAGCCCCAGGCGGCGGCAGGCGGCGACGGACGCGGCGCGGGCAAGCGGCCGGTCGCTGCAGGCGGAACGGGCGGCGGCAGGACGGTCGCGCCACGTCAGGCCGGGCCGCGTCAGGCCGGACCGCGCCAGGGCGGGCCGCGCTCCGGCGGCAAGGGCGGCGGCAATCGCTGA
- a CDS encoding EAL domain-containing protein, whose protein sequence is MHAEATAAASVPSNDFFLARQPILGRDQHLVAFELLFRAAGEDDDAKLTDNAAATAAVISHASQLGMEQVVGEQLAFVNVDEVVLMSDFVRFLPPHKVILEILETVKPTRQLLARVAELKELGFKFAVDDVIEHSPELDRLIGLVDVIKVDVKLVPRVELERLVKSLKATGKKLLAEKVETLDEFRLCMDLGFEYFQGYYFARPVILSGKKITPSEMAILRLLELVSSDADTQLIETAVKRDALISLNLLRLVNSRAVPGPQIESLSQALSQLGRRQLQRWLQILLYTTAGGVELASPLLQLATTRGKLLELMTLACRPHDPAKADRAFTVGIMSLADALFSIPMQEILDHVEVADDVRAALLGREGEFGTMLRVAELLEAAEGGCMLYNALRKLGLSVAQIREIELQAFDWVRELTHEVH, encoded by the coding sequence ATGCATGCCGAAGCAACGGCAGCGGCATCCGTGCCGTCCAACGATTTTTTCCTCGCGCGCCAGCCCATCCTTGGCCGCGACCAGCATCTCGTCGCATTCGAGCTGCTGTTCCGGGCCGCCGGAGAAGACGACGATGCCAAGTTGACCGATAACGCGGCGGCGACGGCGGCCGTGATTTCGCACGCCTCGCAGCTCGGCATGGAGCAGGTGGTCGGCGAGCAACTCGCCTTCGTGAATGTCGATGAAGTCGTGCTGATGAGCGACTTCGTGCGTTTCCTGCCTCCGCATAAGGTTATCCTCGAAATCCTGGAAACCGTCAAGCCGACCCGGCAGCTACTGGCGCGTGTCGCCGAGCTGAAGGAGCTCGGGTTCAAGTTCGCGGTCGACGACGTGATCGAGCATTCGCCCGAGCTCGACCGCCTGATCGGGCTGGTCGATGTGATCAAGGTCGACGTCAAGCTGGTTCCGCGCGTCGAGCTGGAGCGCCTGGTGAAGTCACTCAAGGCCACCGGCAAGAAACTGCTGGCCGAAAAGGTCGAGACGCTCGACGAATTCAGGCTGTGCATGGACCTCGGCTTCGAATATTTCCAGGGTTATTATTTTGCTCGCCCGGTCATCTTGTCGGGCAAGAAGATCACGCCGTCCGAGATGGCGATCCTGCGCCTGCTGGAACTGGTGAGCTCGGACGCCGACACCCAGCTGATCGAGACGGCGGTCAAGCGCGATGCGCTGATCAGCCTGAACCTGCTACGCCTGGTCAACAGCCGCGCGGTGCCGGGCCCGCAGATCGAGTCGCTGTCGCAGGCGCTGAGCCAGCTGGGGCGGCGCCAGCTGCAGCGCTGGCTGCAGATCCTGCTGTACACCACCGCCGGCGGCGTGGAGCTGGCATCGCCGCTGCTGCAACTGGCCACCACGCGCGGCAAGCTGCTCGAGCTAATGACCCTGGCCTGCCGGCCGCACGATCCGGCCAAGGCCGACCGCGCGTTCACGGTGGGCATCATGTCGCTGGCCGATGCGCTGTTCTCGATCCCGATGCAAGAGATCCTCGACCACGTCGAAGTGGCGGACGACGTCCGCGCCGCCTTGCTGGGGCGGGAAGGGGAGTTCGGGACGATGCTGCGGGTCGCCGAGTTGCTCGAAGCGGCCGAAGGCGGCTGCATGCTGTACAACGCGCTGCGCAAGCTGGGGCTGAGCGTGGCCCAGATCCGCGAGATCGAATTGCAGGCCTTCGACTGGGTGCGCGAGCTGACCCACGAGGTCCATTGA
- the maf gene encoding septum formation protein Maf codes for MIPSSAPSRLILASSSAYRRELLARLHLPFETVAPDIDESPLPGEAPQDTALRLARHKAGAVAGRFPGALVIGSDQVATLDGMQIGKPGSHARALEQLQLMRGRRVVFHTALCLWDSRAADPSRAVQVENVQVFVDFRMLPDAELDAYLRIEQPYDCAGSAKNEGLGIALLERIESSDPTALTGLPLIALTGMLRRAGVPFFGA; via the coding sequence ATGATACCAAGTTCCGCGCCTTCGCGCCTGATCCTCGCCTCCAGTTCCGCCTACCGCCGCGAGTTGCTGGCGCGCCTGCACCTGCCCTTCGAGACGGTCGCACCCGACATCGACGAAAGCCCGCTGCCGGGCGAAGCGCCGCAGGACACCGCCCTGCGCCTGGCGCGCCACAAGGCGGGCGCTGTCGCGGGGCGCTTCCCCGGGGCGCTGGTGATCGGCTCGGACCAGGTGGCAACGCTCGACGGCATGCAGATCGGCAAGCCTGGCTCGCACGCGCGGGCGCTCGAGCAACTGCAGTTGATGCGCGGGCGCCGGGTCGTGTTCCATACCGCGCTGTGCCTGTGGGACAGCCGCGCGGCCGACCCGTCCCGGGCTGTCCAGGTCGAGAATGTGCAAGTGTTCGTCGATTTCCGCATGCTGCCGGATGCCGAACTGGACGCCTACCTGCGCATCGAGCAGCCCTACGATTGCGCCGGCAGCGCCAAGAACGAGGGCCTGGGCATTGCCCTGCTCGAGCGCATCGAGTCGAGCGACCCGACCGCCCTCACCGGCCTGCCCCTGATTGCCCTGACCGGCATGCTGCGCCGCGCCGGCGTCCCGTTCTTCGGCGCCTGA
- the fabF gene encoding beta-ketoacyl-ACP synthase II, with protein MSRSRNRRVVVTGLGCISPIGNTIAEAWDAALAGKSGIANITKFDATPFTTHFAGEVKNFKVEDYLPGKEGRNMDSFIHYGMAAGIQALQDSGLVVTEENADRIGVTIGSGIGGLPMIEATKEEYMNRGPRRISPFFVPASIINMISGDLSIKFGLRGPNLAIVTACTTGLHCIGAAARLIEYGDADVMIAGGAEATISPLGLGGFASARALSTRNDDPATASRPWDKDRDGFVLGEGAGVMVLEEYEHAVKRGARIYAEVIGFGMSADANHITSPVEDGSGAARCMVAALHNAGVNPGEVHYVNAHGTSTPLGDVAEVRGIKRVFGDHAKNIVVNSTKSMTGHLLGGAGGLESVFTVLAIHNQVSPPTINLFNPDPECDLDFCANTARDMKIDVAVKNSFGFGGTNGTLVFAKV; from the coding sequence TTGAGCCGTTCACGCAACCGCCGTGTCGTCGTTACCGGCCTGGGCTGCATTTCACCAATCGGCAACACCATTGCCGAGGCGTGGGACGCGGCGCTGGCCGGTAAGTCGGGCATTGCCAACATTACCAAGTTCGACGCCACGCCGTTCACGACACATTTCGCCGGTGAAGTGAAGAACTTCAAGGTGGAAGACTACCTGCCGGGCAAGGAAGGCCGTAACATGGATAGCTTTATCCATTACGGCATGGCCGCCGGCATCCAGGCCCTGCAGGACTCGGGCCTGGTCGTGACCGAAGAAAACGCGGACCGCATCGGTGTGACCATCGGTTCGGGCATCGGCGGCCTGCCGATGATCGAAGCCACCAAGGAAGAGTACATGAATCGCGGCCCGCGCCGCATTTCGCCCTTCTTCGTGCCGGCATCGATCATCAACATGATCTCGGGCGATCTCTCGATCAAATTCGGCCTGCGCGGCCCGAACCTGGCGATCGTCACCGCCTGCACCACCGGCCTGCACTGCATCGGCGCCGCCGCGCGCCTGATCGAGTACGGCGATGCCGACGTGATGATCGCCGGCGGCGCGGAAGCGACCATCTCGCCGCTGGGCCTGGGCGGCTTCGCCTCGGCCCGCGCGCTGTCGACCCGCAACGACGATCCGGCCACCGCCTCGCGTCCGTGGGACAAGGACCGCGACGGCTTCGTGCTGGGCGAGGGCGCCGGCGTGATGGTGCTCGAAGAGTACGAACACGCGGTCAAGCGCGGCGCCAGGATCTACGCCGAGGTCATCGGTTTCGGCATGAGCGCGGACGCCAACCACATCACCTCGCCGGTCGAGGATGGCAGTGGCGCGGCGCGCTGCATGGTCGCGGCCCTGCACAACGCCGGCGTGAACCCCGGCGAAGTCCACTACGTCAACGCACACGGCACCTCGACGCCGCTGGGCGACGTGGCGGAAGTGCGCGGCATCAAGCGCGTCTTCGGCGACCATGCGAAGAACATCGTCGTGAACTCGACCAAGTCGATGACCGGCCACCTGCTGGGTGGCGCGGGCGGCCTGGAGTCGGTGTTCACCGTGCTGGCGATCCACAACCAGGTGTCGCCGCCGACGATCAATCTCTTCAATCCGGATCCGGAATGCGACCTGGACTTCTGCGCCAACACGGCGCGCGACATGAAGATCGATGTCGCGGTCAAGAACTCGTTCGGCTTCGGCGGTACCAACGGTACCCTGGTGTTCGCAAAAGTCTAG